In Burkholderia sp. GAS332, one DNA window encodes the following:
- a CDS encoding type IV pilus assembly protein PilQ gives MRLMKPVGAAVLRFGVRVCFCHGVCRGLTARMRGGAFCRSLCNPVRDPFCSLLGSLVAGMALSIGIAHASTPLLPPLPAYMSLDDAIALPDARYDAPPVPRGIAAEVPNPFRDDFTDEPRASRAAATADVGRADDLAGDADGSVPLRRQSAASAPDDLTGISALEGPPVPLPPLARLSDAPKTPADAKLAADDKPISLNFQRAELGAVLNAFAQFTGLNIVASERVRGTVSLRLDKVPWRTAFDTLLDVNGLAMERHGNVIWVAPIADLAARERQRFEAHARAADLEPLASRTFQLQYARAEDVRRLLSGAGNQRVLSKRGAATADPRTNLLFVTDLEGRLAQITALLASVDRPTRQVLIEARIVEGEQGFSRNLGVRLSMAAANAEADNSIRGLTGGKDGSLYDLSARPISGFDAATAGLTLFAAGATRLLNIELSALEAEGRGEIVSSPRVVTADRMKAVVEQGTELPYQAKVGQGVSGVQFRRATLKLEVEPQIMPDGRVVLDLDVAKDSVGEQTDAGPAINTKHVQTRVEVEDGGTVSIGGIYATDNRDDVTRVPVLGKIPVLGALFRHRAHRDQRSELAVFITPRVVQTN, from the coding sequence ATGAGGCTGATGAAGCCAGTCGGCGCGGCCGTGTTGCGCTTCGGCGTTCGCGTGTGTTTTTGCCATGGCGTGTGTCGTGGCCTGACTGCGAGGATGCGTGGAGGCGCGTTTTGCAGATCGCTTTGCAATCCGGTTCGCGATCCGTTTTGCAGCCTTCTTGGCTCTCTGGTCGCCGGTATGGCGTTAAGCATCGGCATCGCGCACGCGTCGACCCCGCTGCTTCCTCCACTCCCCGCGTACATGTCGCTCGACGACGCCATCGCGCTACCCGATGCTCGATACGACGCACCGCCGGTGCCGCGCGGTATCGCTGCCGAAGTGCCCAACCCGTTCCGCGACGATTTCACCGACGAGCCCCGCGCATCGCGAGCGGCGGCAACCGCCGACGTCGGTCGCGCCGACGACCTGGCCGGCGACGCAGACGGATCAGTTCCGCTACGGAGACAATCCGCAGCCTCTGCGCCCGACGACCTCACCGGAATCTCGGCGCTCGAAGGCCCACCGGTCCCGCTGCCTCCGCTCGCGCGCCTGAGCGACGCACCGAAAACGCCCGCAGACGCCAAACTAGCCGCCGACGACAAACCGATCTCGCTTAATTTCCAGCGTGCCGAACTCGGCGCGGTACTCAACGCCTTCGCCCAGTTCACTGGACTGAACATCGTCGCGAGCGAGAGAGTGCGCGGCACCGTTTCACTACGGCTCGACAAAGTGCCGTGGCGCACCGCGTTCGATACTTTGCTCGACGTCAACGGGCTGGCCATGGAGCGTCACGGCAACGTGATCTGGGTCGCACCGATCGCGGATCTGGCCGCGCGTGAGCGGCAACGTTTCGAAGCGCACGCGAGAGCTGCCGATCTTGAGCCGCTCGCAAGCCGCACGTTCCAGTTGCAGTACGCCCGCGCCGAGGACGTGCGACGCCTGCTGAGCGGCGCCGGCAACCAGCGCGTGCTGTCCAAACGCGGCGCCGCGACGGCCGATCCGCGTACCAATCTGCTGTTCGTCACCGATCTCGAAGGACGCCTCGCGCAAATCACCGCCTTGCTTGCCTCCGTCGACCGGCCGACCCGTCAGGTATTGATCGAGGCGCGTATCGTCGAAGGCGAGCAGGGTTTTTCACGCAATCTCGGTGTGCGGCTTTCCATGGCGGCGGCCAACGCCGAAGCCGACAACTCCATCCGAGGGTTGACGGGAGGCAAGGACGGTTCCCTGTACGATCTGTCGGCGCGGCCGATTTCCGGTTTCGACGCCGCCACCGCCGGGCTGACCTTGTTCGCCGCCGGGGCGACGCGGCTCCTGAACATCGAGCTGAGCGCGCTGGAGGCCGAAGGGCGCGGCGAAATCGTCTCGAGCCCCCGGGTCGTGACGGCGGACCGGATGAAAGCGGTCGTCGAGCAGGGCACCGAGCTGCCCTATCAGGCGAAAGTGGGGCAGGGCGTCTCGGGCGTGCAGTTTCGCCGCGCCACGCTCAAACTGGAGGTCGAGCCGCAAATCATGCCGGACGGCAGGGTGGTGCTGGACCTCGACGTCGCCAAAGACAGCGTCGGCGAGCAGACTGACGCCGGGCCCGCGATCAACACCAAACACGTGCAAACGCGCGTCGAAGTCGAAGATGGTGGTACGGTGTCGATCGGCGGAATTTACGCGACCGACAACCGGGACGATGTGACGCGGGTGCCGGTCCTGGGCAAAATACCTGTTTTAGGTGCGCTTTTTCGCCATCGGGCCCATCGGGACCAGCGCAGTGAACTGGCCGTTTTCATCACGCCGCGCGTCGTTCAGACAAATTAG
- a CDS encoding Tfp pilus assembly protein PilO yields the protein MSTAFVEFGGAASARFSFSQWMKRVRLPLAAWSRRRRWAAAFLIAAVVFVLGAHGWVVADLGGVEASRAASEAAERHLGDARRALAQLPALRRDAAATPGAQLPASWTSADDVRIVSELAAQNSVLLLSVEPGAASGSGAESMRPIQLTAHTDFVHLMALLRGLSDLPVLIVPVDVTVKRDADSLAVRATLHVYSALRPVPSTATADAFAAESLDSDDEEDIVFFDPFSLPQMLASGEPLPDVSPLRLVGLLHDRTRGLALLDTPDGATTVVSGQQLGTERVTRLDALSITLVSGGATRTLALTEAS from the coding sequence ATGAGTACGGCTTTTGTCGAGTTTGGCGGCGCGGCGAGCGCGCGGTTCTCTTTTTCCCAGTGGATGAAGCGTGTGCGTTTGCCGCTCGCTGCCTGGAGCCGTCGACGCCGTTGGGCGGCCGCGTTCCTGATCGCTGCCGTGGTGTTCGTCCTTGGCGCACATGGCTGGGTGGTGGCCGATCTCGGCGGGGTCGAGGCGAGCAGGGCAGCATCGGAGGCGGCCGAGCGGCATCTCGGGGATGCGCGCCGCGCGCTGGCGCAACTGCCGGCGCTGCGGCGGGACGCTGCCGCCACGCCGGGCGCACAGTTGCCTGCGTCATGGACCTCCGCGGACGATGTACGCATCGTGTCCGAACTCGCGGCGCAGAATAGCGTGTTGTTGCTCTCGGTAGAGCCAGGCGCCGCCAGCGGCTCGGGTGCCGAAAGCATGCGTCCTATCCAGCTCACCGCGCACACCGATTTCGTCCACTTGATGGCATTGCTGCGCGGCCTGTCGGATCTGCCGGTGCTGATCGTTCCCGTCGATGTGACGGTCAAGCGCGATGCGGATTCGCTGGCTGTGAGGGCGACGCTGCACGTGTACAGCGCGCTGAGGCCGGTGCCTTCAACGGCTACCGCGGACGCGTTTGCCGCCGAGAGCCTCGATTCAGACGACGAAGAAGACATTGTATTCTTCGACCCGTTCTCGCTTCCGCAAATGCTCGCTTCCGGCGAGCCGCTGCCTGATGTTTCACCACTGCGCCTGGTCGGCTTGCTGCACGATCGCACGCGAGGTCTCGCCTTGCTCGATACGCCAGATGGCGCGACCACGGTCGTATCCGGGCAGCAATTGGGTACTGAGCGTGTCACGCGGCTCGACGCGCTCAGCATCACGCTGGTCAGTGGCGGCGCGACACGCACGCTGGCGCTGACGGAGGCGTCCTGA
- a CDS encoding Tfp pilus assembly protein, ATPase PilM: MTFKSSWLQGVQLGAQRFAAGIDVGSQAVRLVVVSQHSRARAALRIEYASTVPLGAGAMAGTEIADRHAVARALRDAFAGLPRACATHALRCAMALPASATLTTTVPLTRLAALAGCAEDGGHELAELEPAVMSEVERIAGLERHALAVDWFVDETRSPIRSVTIAATARQHLEARIECAASAGISLTAIDGEPHAALRAMRYAASHELDPHEPYVALWIGMDGVYGWRIVDDCLVGEMRYPAPEHADLADALRDLVHGPVLDCAVLSGEVDLLDGVGFSMADIADVLGCTVLPFECAALGGLAPQLHDPLLHEPTAAVAFGLALRGVLE; encoded by the coding sequence ATGACGTTCAAAAGTTCGTGGCTTCAAGGTGTGCAACTTGGTGCGCAGCGTTTTGCTGCGGGAATCGATGTGGGTTCGCAGGCGGTGCGTCTGGTCGTGGTGAGTCAGCATTCACGCGCACGTGCCGCGCTGCGCATCGAGTACGCGAGCACGGTACCGCTTGGCGCCGGCGCGATGGCCGGCACGGAGATCGCTGACCGGCATGCGGTGGCGCGTGCGTTGCGCGACGCATTCGCCGGTTTGCCGCGCGCGTGTGCGACGCATGCATTGCGATGCGCGATGGCGCTGCCCGCCTCGGCCACGTTGACAACCACCGTGCCGCTCACACGGCTCGCCGCGCTCGCCGGTTGCGCGGAAGACGGCGGGCATGAACTCGCCGAACTCGAGCCGGCAGTGATGAGCGAAGTCGAGCGCATCGCAGGCCTCGAGCGGCATGCGTTGGCGGTCGACTGGTTCGTCGACGAAACGCGCTCGCCGATTCGCTCGGTGACGATCGCCGCCACCGCGCGCCAGCACCTCGAAGCGCGTATCGAATGCGCGGCGTCCGCGGGTATCTCGCTCACCGCGATCGATGGCGAGCCGCATGCGGCTTTGCGCGCCATGCGCTACGCGGCGAGCCACGAACTCGATCCGCACGAGCCCTATGTCGCGCTCTGGATCGGCATGGACGGCGTGTACGGCTGGCGCATCGTCGACGACTGCCTGGTCGGCGAAATGCGCTACCCGGCGCCCGAGCACGCCGATCTCGCCGACGCATTGCGTGATCTCGTCCACGGCCCCGTACTCGATTGCGCGGTGTTGAGCGGCGAGGTCGATTTGCTCGACGGCGTGGGTTTCTCGATGGCGGATATCGCCGATGTGTTGGGCTGCACGGTGCTGCCGTTCGAATGTGCGGCGCTGGGCGGGCTCGCCCCTCAACTGCACGATCCGTTGTTGCACGAGCCTACCGCAGCAGTCGCATTCGGACTTGCGTTGCGCGGGGTGCTCGAATGA
- a CDS encoding outer membrane protein yields MKLKQAVTGIAALACMTTAAHAQSAGSFYVTTGWFHLAPQSNSDPLTVTSIGGSPTNLTQPNTGAKLDSADTIGFTAGYFVTDHIATEFVIGVPPSFDLEGSGNLAQFGKLGQAKQWSPTLLFKYYFNAPTATFRPYLGIGVSRVWFTDAEITNSVFQANVLHGPTSVSTDSSWAPVFNAGFTYAFNQHWFAGVSISYLPLSTTAKLNSAAATPVGTLNVQSQTKIRLNPIVSYVNIGYRF; encoded by the coding sequence ATGAAATTAAAACAGGCCGTAACGGGGATCGCCGCACTAGCCTGCATGACAACGGCAGCACATGCGCAATCGGCCGGAAGTTTTTACGTCACGACAGGTTGGTTCCATCTTGCGCCTCAGTCGAACAGCGACCCGCTGACCGTGACGAGCATAGGTGGCAGCCCGACCAATCTCACACAACCTAACACCGGGGCAAAGCTGGATTCGGCCGACACGATCGGCTTCACCGCCGGTTACTTCGTCACAGATCACATTGCGACCGAGTTCGTGATCGGCGTCCCGCCTTCGTTCGACCTCGAAGGCTCGGGCAACCTCGCCCAATTCGGCAAGCTCGGCCAGGCAAAACAGTGGAGCCCGACTCTGCTGTTCAAGTACTACTTCAACGCGCCGACCGCCACGTTCCGCCCGTATCTCGGCATTGGCGTGAGCCGCGTCTGGTTCACTGATGCAGAGATCACCAATAGCGTGTTCCAGGCGAACGTACTGCATGGTCCGACCAGCGTCTCTACGGATAGTTCGTGGGCACCGGTGTTTAATGCAGGTTTCACCTATGCGTTCAACCAGCACTGGTTCGCGGGTGTGTCGATCTCGTACCTGCCGCTCAGCACGACCGCCAAGCTGAACTCGGCCGCTGCCACCCCGGTCGGCACGCTGAATGTGCAATCGCAAACCAAGATCAGACTCAACCCGATCGTTTCCTACGTCAACATCGGTTACCGTTTCTAA
- a CDS encoding 3-dehydroquinate synthase: protein MDRMITVNVELGERAYPIHIGADLISQTALFAPHIAGSSVTIVTNTTVDPLYGDTLRAALAPLGKQVSTVVLPDGEAYKNLETLNLIFDALLGSRADRKTTLIALGGGVIGDMTGFAAACYMRGVPFIQVPTTLLSQVDSSVGGKTGINHPLGKNMIGAFYQPQAVIADIGALRTLPARELAAGVAEVIKTGAIADAGFFNWIEANIEALNRCEPQALAEAVKRSCEIKASVVAQDEREGGLRAILNFGHTFGHAIEAGLGYGEWLHGEAVGCGMVMAADLSVRMGYLDEAARKRLVDVIVAAHLPTRAPALGESRYVDLMRVDKKAEAGAIKFILLKRFGETLITQAPDAEVHATLAAAV from the coding sequence ATGGACCGTATGATTACCGTTAATGTCGAACTGGGCGAGCGCGCCTACCCCATCCATATCGGTGCTGATCTGATCAGCCAGACCGCGTTGTTCGCGCCGCATATCGCCGGCAGCTCGGTCACCATCGTCACGAATACCACGGTCGACCCGCTCTACGGCGACACGCTGCGCGCGGCGCTTGCGCCGCTCGGCAAACAGGTGTCCACGGTCGTTTTGCCGGACGGCGAAGCGTACAAGAACCTCGAAACCTTGAATCTGATTTTCGACGCGCTGCTGGGCTCGCGCGCTGATCGCAAGACCACGCTGATCGCTCTCGGCGGCGGTGTGATCGGCGACATGACGGGGTTTGCCGCGGCCTGCTACATGCGCGGCGTGCCGTTCATCCAGGTGCCGACCACCTTGCTGTCGCAAGTCGATTCGTCGGTGGGCGGCAAGACCGGCATCAACCATCCGCTCGGCAAGAACATGATCGGCGCGTTCTACCAGCCGCAGGCTGTGATCGCCGACATCGGCGCGCTGCGTACGCTGCCGGCGCGCGAACTGGCCGCGGGCGTCGCTGAAGTGATCAAGACCGGCGCGATTGCCGACGCCGGTTTCTTCAACTGGATCGAAGCGAACATTGAGGCGCTCAATCGCTGCGAGCCGCAAGCGCTGGCCGAGGCGGTCAAGCGCTCGTGCGAGATCAAGGCGTCGGTCGTGGCGCAGGACGAGCGCGAAGGCGGACTGCGCGCGATCCTCAACTTCGGCCACACCTTCGGCCATGCGATCGAAGCCGGCCTCGGCTACGGCGAATGGTTGCACGGCGAGGCGGTCGGCTGCGGAATGGTGATGGCGGCGGACCTGTCCGTGCGCATGGGCTATCTCGACGAAGCGGCGCGTAAGCGTCTGGTCGACGTGATCGTTGCCGCGCATCTGCCCACCCGGGCGCCTGCGCTCGGCGAGTCGCGTTATGTCGACCTCATGCGGGTCGACAAGAAGGCGGAAGCCGGTGCGATCAAATTCATTCTGCTGAAGCGTTTCGGTGAGACGCTGATCACCCAGGCGCCCGACGCCGAGGTGCACGCCACGCTGGCCGCTGCCGTCTAG
- a CDS encoding shikimate kinase: MLPPLTRDGAQARQGSRFASKLRHEPYRISQRTPLQARDAYANVFFVGLMGAGKTTVGRAIARRLDRPFFDSDHEIEARTGARIPVIFELEGEAGFREREAHVISELTGRENIVLATGGGAVLRPENREALRNRGLVIYLRANPHDLWLRTRRDKSRPLLQTEDPKARLEALYEVRDPLYRECAHFVIETGRPSVNGLVNMVLMQLEMAGVAKHPAS, from the coding sequence ATGCTGCCGCCGCTCACTCGCGACGGTGCGCAGGCTCGACAAGGCAGCCGCTTTGCCAGTAAGCTGCGGCACGAACCATACCGGATTAGCCAGAGGACACCGTTGCAAGCGCGGGACGCATACGCCAATGTATTTTTTGTAGGGCTCATGGGGGCAGGCAAAACCACCGTGGGCCGGGCCATTGCGCGCCGTCTCGATCGCCCGTTCTTCGATTCCGACCATGAAATCGAGGCGCGCACGGGCGCGCGCATCCCGGTGATCTTCGAGCTGGAAGGCGAAGCGGGCTTTCGCGAGCGCGAAGCGCACGTGATTTCCGAGCTGACCGGGCGCGAAAATATCGTGCTGGCCACGGGCGGCGGGGCGGTGCTGCGGCCGGAAAACCGCGAAGCGCTGCGAAATCGAGGTCTGGTGATCTATTTGCGCGCCAATCCGCACGATCTGTGGCTGCGTACCCGGCGCGACAAGAGTCGTCCGCTTTTGCAGACCGAAGACCCCAAAGCACGCCTCGAGGCGCTCTACGAAGTACGCGATCCGCTATACCGGGAATGCGCGCACTTTGTCATCGAAACCGGCCGGCCTTCGGTCAACGGACTCGTCAACATGGTTCTGATGCAGCTCGAGATGGCCGGCGTCGCCAAACATCCTGCGTCATAA
- a CDS encoding putative transposase: MARLARLYVPDQPQHVILRGLDQQPAFVDDQDYELFIDCLKAASRDHHLSIHAYALMPGSVQLLVTPTEESSLPKAMQAVGRRYVAHFNRRYARRGTLWEGRYRATVIEGERYFLLASRVVEMSPVRAGLVSAPEDYRWSSYRHHIGLTLDSLITDHPLYWSLGNTPFERQRAYRELCEQPLDEREASQLQQATLKGWVLGSDTYREWAARAANRRVSPLPRGRPRKVRETPQTQ, translated from the coding sequence ATGGCACGGCTTGCACGTCTCTATGTCCCTGACCAGCCGCAGCACGTCATCCTCCGCGGACTGGATCAGCAGCCCGCGTTCGTCGATGACCAGGACTACGAGCTTTTCATCGACTGCTTGAAAGCGGCTTCACGCGACCATCACTTGTCCATCCACGCGTATGCGTTGATGCCGGGTTCTGTCCAACTGCTCGTCACGCCCACTGAGGAGTCGAGCTTGCCGAAGGCAATGCAGGCGGTGGGGCGCCGCTACGTTGCGCACTTCAACCGGCGTTATGCGCGCCGCGGCACGCTGTGGGAGGGCCGCTACCGCGCTACGGTAATCGAAGGTGAGCGCTATTTTCTGCTGGCGAGCCGCGTTGTCGAGATGTCACCGGTGCGTGCCGGGCTCGTCAGCGCGCCCGAGGACTATCGCTGGTCGAGCTACCGCCACCACATCGGCCTGACGCTCGACAGCCTGATTACCGACCACCCGTTGTACTGGTCGCTCGGCAATACGCCTTTCGAGCGACAGCGCGCGTACCGTGAACTGTGCGAGCAGCCACTCGACGAACGCGAAGCCAGTCAGCTTCAGCAGGCCACCTTGAAAGGCTGGGTTTTGGGCAGCGACACCTATCGGGAGTGGGCGGCACGGGCCGCCAACCGGCGCGTTTCGCCGCTGCCGCGTGGGCGGCCGCGCAAGGTCCGCGAAACGCCGCAGACGCAATAA
- a CDS encoding type IV pilus assembly protein PilN has translation MRRGSNAGLDLAGPNMPPSTRGARFARLWLGGFNLLPYRQRNARLLRRQRLLEWLAAALVGFAAVLAFIGWQAFERSRLDARRASLEQSLTHLAVPLAEHARLLRAQDEQRKGAARAMNLSEPLVHLRDLLDALSFEPGDGVVLQQLRHREHETELFATSRGHIASAGWLKRLSAIRGVQGAEVSDLHRSAPRSSAVAAGRVTGPIEFGAHLRWDDPPNKTAHTAGLAAQRPMKSEQSGGAK, from the coding sequence ATGAGGCGCGGATCGAACGCAGGTTTGGATCTGGCGGGCCCGAACATGCCGCCTTCTACGCGTGGCGCGCGCTTCGCACGGCTGTGGCTCGGTGGCTTCAATCTGCTGCCGTACAGGCAACGCAATGCACGGCTCTTGCGCCGGCAGCGTCTGCTCGAATGGCTTGCCGCAGCGCTCGTCGGTTTCGCGGCCGTGCTCGCGTTCATCGGGTGGCAGGCATTCGAACGGTCGCGGCTCGACGCGCGTCGCGCGTCGCTCGAACAATCGCTCACGCACCTGGCTGTGCCGCTCGCGGAGCACGCCAGGTTGCTGCGGGCGCAGGACGAGCAACGCAAAGGCGCGGCGCGTGCGATGAATTTGTCCGAGCCGCTCGTGCATTTGCGCGATCTGCTGGATGCATTGAGTTTCGAACCCGGTGACGGCGTGGTGCTGCAGCAGTTGCGCCACCGCGAGCACGAGACGGAGTTATTCGCGACCTCGCGCGGACATATCGCGTCGGCCGGGTGGCTCAAACGCTTGAGCGCGATCCGCGGCGTGCAGGGCGCGGAGGTCAGCGATCTGCATCGCTCGGCGCCCCGCAGCAGTGCGGTTGCGGCGGGCCGCGTGACCGGCCCAATCGAATTCGGCGCGCATCTGCGCTGGGACGACCCGCCAAACAAAACGGCTCATACAGCCGGCTTGGCGGCGCAACGTCCCATGAAGTCTGAACAATCAGGAGGTGCGAAATGA
- a CDS encoding Membrane-anchored ribosome-binding protein, inhibits growth in stationary phase, ElaB/YqjD/DUF883 family — translation MTALPNTRDALGESWTTTSRRARRIARHSRHAAEDIAGELRTLMSELESTLADGTGADAAALRSKLRTQLDAARARLNDTREAMRERAEVAIADAEDYVRENPWQTIAIVGGAALIAGALLASRLR, via the coding sequence ATGACAGCACTTCCCAATACGCGAGACGCCCTCGGCGAATCCTGGACCACCACAAGCCGCCGTGCGCGGCGCATCGCTCGCCATAGCCGCCATGCAGCCGAAGATATCGCAGGCGAACTACGCACGCTGATGTCGGAACTCGAATCCACCCTGGCAGACGGCACCGGCGCGGATGCAGCGGCGCTGCGCAGCAAACTGCGAACGCAACTCGACGCCGCGCGCGCGCGCCTGAACGACACCCGCGAAGCCATGCGGGAACGCGCCGAGGTGGCGATCGCCGACGCTGAAGACTACGTGCGTGAAAACCCCTGGCAGACGATTGCGATCGTCGGCGGCGCTGCGCTAATCGCGGGCGCGCTGCTCGCATCGCGGCTGCGCTAG
- a CDS encoding dGTPase, producing the protein MTDRRSDDVKHDPAGTPVSGVPSPEALEAHLAPYAAHSAQSRGRRYPETAPSARTEFQRDRDRIVHSTAFRRLEYKTQVFVNHEGDLFRTRLTHSLEVAQIARSVARNLRVNEDLVEAISLAHDLGHTPFGHAGQDALNECMREHGGFEHNLQSLAVVDDLEEHYGAFNGLNLCFETREGILKHCSRENARRLGALGERFLEGRQPSIEAQIANVADEIAYNNHDVDDGLRSGLLTVEQLAEVELWQTHYAAARGDFPQIEGRRLIHETVRRIINTLIVDLIDTTSLNLAKHAPASLDAVRAAPPLVAHSEAIAAQAAALKRFLFKNLYRHYRVMRMANKARRVVAGLFDAFTDDPRLLPPSYQSTDVSQQPRLIAHYIAGMTDRYAVKEYQRLFVIDDN; encoded by the coding sequence GTGACTGACAGGCGCAGCGACGATGTAAAGCATGACCCGGCAGGCACGCCCGTGAGTGGCGTGCCTTCGCCGGAAGCACTCGAAGCGCATCTCGCGCCGTATGCGGCACATTCCGCCCAATCGCGCGGCCGCCGTTATCCCGAAACCGCGCCCAGCGCGCGCACCGAATTCCAGCGCGATCGCGACCGCATCGTCCACTCGACGGCGTTCCGCCGGCTCGAGTACAAAACGCAGGTATTCGTGAATCACGAGGGCGATCTGTTTCGCACGCGACTCACCCATAGCCTGGAGGTAGCGCAGATCGCCCGTTCGGTTGCCCGCAATCTGCGTGTCAACGAGGATCTCGTCGAAGCCATTTCGCTTGCGCACGATCTCGGCCATACGCCGTTCGGCCATGCAGGCCAGGATGCGCTGAACGAATGCATGCGCGAACATGGCGGCTTCGAGCACAACCTGCAAAGCCTTGCGGTGGTCGACGATCTGGAAGAGCACTATGGCGCGTTCAACGGCCTGAATCTCTGCTTCGAAACGCGGGAAGGCATTCTCAAGCATTGCTCGCGCGAGAATGCGCGGCGCCTCGGCGCGCTCGGTGAGCGTTTTCTGGAGGGGCGGCAGCCTTCCATCGAAGCGCAGATCGCCAATGTCGCCGATGAGATCGCGTACAACAATCACGATGTCGACGACGGCTTGCGCTCGGGCCTGCTCACAGTGGAGCAGCTGGCCGAAGTGGAGTTATGGCAGACGCACTACGCGGCGGCGCGTGGCGACTTCCCGCAGATTGAAGGGCGCCGGCTGATTCACGAGACCGTGCGCCGCATTATCAACACGTTGATCGTCGACCTGATCGACACGACCTCGCTCAATCTTGCAAAGCACGCGCCGGCCTCGCTGGACGCCGTGCGCGCCGCACCGCCGCTGGTCGCGCATAGCGAAGCGATCGCGGCGCAGGCGGCGGCACTCAAGCGTTTTCTATTCAAGAACCTGTATCGCCACTATCGCGTCATGCGCATGGCCAACAAGGCGCGCCGCGTCGTGGCCGGGCTGTTCGACGCATTCACGGACGATCCGCGGCTCTTGCCACCCAGCTATCAATCGACGGACGTGTCGCAGCAGCCGCGCCTGATCGCCCACTACATCGCGGGCATGACGGATCGATATGCGGTGAAGGAGTATCAGCGGCTGTTCGTGATCGACGACAACTGA